The Roseimicrobium gellanilyticum region ACGCGCCTGCTTATCTCTTTCTCAGCCGCATCCTTGCAGGTGAAGGTGAACACGCCCGGGCAAAAGTTCTCTATGCGAAGGCCCTGGAACTTGACCGTACCCTTGGCGATGCCTCGCTCGAAAAGGAATTGGCGGAAACCCGCAGTGAGCCCGGCCATGACACGCGTGGCCCCCGCGAGGCGGGTGTGGCCGCGGGTGGTGACTACCTTGAGGACATCGGTCGTGGTGACTACGATGGCGACGGTGATGACGGCCATCCGCGCGGTGGCGCTGCCTTCGACCTCGGCCTCGCCGATTTCGAAAAGCCCAAGCTCAAATTCGAAGACGTGGGTGGCATGGATGCGGTGAAGGAGGAGATCCGCATGAAGATCATCTACCCTCTGCAGCATGCGGAACTCTTCAAGGCCTACGATAAGAAGGTGGGTGGCGGTGTGCTGCTGTACGGACCTCCCGGCTGCGGCAAGACGCTGCTCAGCAAGGCCACTGCAGGGGAGATCAAGGCGAACTTCATTGCGCTCGGCCTGCATCAAATTCTCGACATGTGGATCGGCAACTCCGAGAAGAACATGCATGAGGTCTTTGAGCTGGCCCGGAAGAACGCACCCTGTGTGCTCTTCTTCGATGAAGTGGATGCCCTCGCTGCGGACCGCCGTGATCTGCGCCAGAGCGCTGGACGCAATCTCATCAATCAATTCCTCAGCGAAATGGATGGTGCTGATTCACAAAACGAAGGCGTGCTCATCCTTGGTGCGACAAACGCACCCTGGCACATCGACCCCGCTTTCCGCCGTCCGGGCCGCTTCGACCGTACCTTGTTTGTGCCGCCGCCCGATGAGCCTGCGCGTGCTTCCGTCATCGACGTGATGGCGAAGAAGAAACCCATCAGTGAACTGGATGCGAAGGCGCTCGCGAAGAAGACCGAGGGCTTCAGTGGTGCCGATCTGAAAGCCGTCTTCGATCTCGCCACCGAGCAGGTGCTGAGCGACGCCATGAAGACCGGCAAGGTCATCCCGCTCACCACCAAGGATCTCATCAAAGCCTCAGGTCGTCACAAACCCACGACACGTGCCTGGTTTGAGAGCGCGAAGAACTACGCGCTCTATGCGAATCAGGGTGGATTCTACGATGATGTGCTGAAGCATTTGGGTTTGCTGAAGTAAGGAAGAAGCATTTCCGGGTTGAGTGGAATCGATGGTGCAAGTGTCCCATCGCCTGCTATCAACACGTATCCTTGAAATGACTCCCGGCACTGACAGCCATCCCTCCGCGCAGGCTTGCTTTGAGCGTGGCCAGCTGCTGCGCAGGCAGCAGCGTCATGAGGATGCCGCTCGCATGTTCCAGCAGGCGTTGCAGGTGGATCCGAATCACGCGCCCAGCTATGCGATGCTCGCATTCTGCTGGATGCGTGAGGACGGAAGGAAGATGCAGGCCGTGGAAGCCGCCCGCCGAGCCGTGGCCCTGGAGCCCGAAGACGCTTTCATGCGCGGAGTACTGGCCCTTGCCATCGCGAGCAGCGCGAAGGAAGGTCAGGACTCCGTGCTGCAGCAGGCCCGCCTTGTCGCTACAGAGGCGGTGCAACTCGATGCGGACAGCGACTTCGCATACACGGTGGAAGCGCAAATCTACCTGCGCCTGCACAAGTATCCCGAAGCAGAGGCCTCAGCACGCCGGGCGCTCGCCATCGATACCGAGAACACCACCGCTACGGAGGTGCTTTCCGCCGCACTGCTCATGCAGCACAAGGATGAGGACAATGAACACCTCGTCCGCTACCAGCTCGAGAACAATCCCGAGGACGACAGCAGCCACACCAGCGCCGGCTGGCGGTCGCTGATGAAGGGTGAACATCGCGAGGCCAACAAGCATTTCCTTGAGGCGCTTCGTCTCAATCCCATGAATGAAGGTGCGCGTCTCGGCCTTGTGGAGTCCTACCGGGCGCGGTCGTGGGTGTATGCAGGGTTCATCCGGGTTTGCCACGCGATGAATCGCTTCAGCCCCGGCACACGGCAGGCAATCTTCATCGGTGGATTCATCGGGTATCAGACGCTCTACCATTCCCTCGCGCGCACTGCTCCGCTGCTGGCCTCAGTGCTCGTGGCGCTCTGGCTCACGCTTGCCCTGTGGTCGCATCTGGTGCGCGGGTTCAGCTCTTTTTTCATGCTGTTCGACAAGTTTGCGCGCCTCTCGTTGCGTCCTCTGGAAAAGGCGGAGGGTCTTGTCGTGGGTGGCAGCACTCTGGTGGCCCTGCTGGCACTTTTCACGAGCCTGATTCTGCCAGGCCTTTGGCAAAGTGCCGCGCTCGCGTTGTTCTTCAGTGCCCTGGTTTCTGCTGCGGCTTTCACCAATGATCACCATGTGGGAAAGCAGGTCTATGCCATTGCGGCCGGAGCAGCTGGGGTGGGTGCGTTGCTTGCTGTGCTTGGTGCTTTTGTGCCGGGGATGGTATTGGTGGGGACGCTTGGGTTTTCCCTGGCCGTCCTGATTGGCGTGGCGGTGAGCTGGCTGAGAAACCTCAACGTGCTGTACGCGTAGGGGACTGGCATATGCCCCTGGCTTGAGGGGCACAGTGTACCCAGGCGCTGCCGCCCGCACCACTTCTCCCCACCCTTACGCCCCCGGCGTGGGCCGGTGCACGTGCTGGATCGTCACCTGATTCGCCTCAATCAGCTCATCCGGGGTCAACATCGGTCGTTCCACGCGCGGCTTGGATTGCGTCGCGAGAACCTTGGCCAGTTTCGTGGATTCCTGCAGCGCTCCCTTGAGGCGTTCCGTTGTGTTCTTCAGGCGCAGGCCCAGCAGCACCGTGAGGTTGAAGAGCATCTGGATCGCAATGTCCGGATACGCCTTCATCGCACGACGGATGAAGTCCTGGGTGACCACCAGCATCTCCAGGTCTGTGATTGCCTGCACGGTCGCCGTGCGAGGTGTGCGTGCCACCAGGGAGATTTCACCGAAAACCTCGCCCGTGCTCGCGGTGCCGAGGAAGGCCTTGGAGCCATCGGGGGTTTCGATGATGAACCGCGCCATGCCATTGAGCATCAGAAACATCTCATGACCGGCCTCGCCCTCACGCAGCAGGGTGTCTCCAGCCTTGGCAGACATCACCGCGCCCTCGGAGACGAGTCGCTGGACTTGTTCCGGAATCAGACCTTGCAGCAGGGTCGTGGTGGGTGCTTCGAGAGCTTCGGCCCACTGTTTCAGGAATTCCTCGGGATCCAGGAACTGCATCTCAATGCACTCCCGCATGCCGGGAAAAGTGCGGGCAAACCACTCGGAATTCGCCGTTCCCGGCGTGAACTGGCGACAGGTGCGCAGGAAGGGGGAGCGCACCGCATTCAGGTGCTTCGCGTCATCCACCACCAGCAGCATGGGAGCCATGTAGCCCTGTTCCTCCACCAGGAAATTGTCCTTGTAGCGGATGAAGCCGAGGCGCTCATACACATTGATGAGCCGCGGACGGCAGTAGCAGAAGCTGAAGCGCAGGCCCTTCTTCCACACATCCTCATACACACGCAGCAGCAGACGGATGAGCACCGTGGTGCCACGATATTCCGGCAGCACCACGAGGCGATAGGTGAAGCCGAACTCCTCATCTGGAAATTCGGCAAACTTGTCCAGTGAGTACTTGGCGCGTGTCTTCGCGTCCAGACGGCTCGCGCCAAAGTGCTGGCGGCACGTGGCCACCATCTTCTCACCATCCATCACGTAGTAGATGGTCTCCGTCTCGTCCTCCGGGTCATGCAGGCGTTTGTTCGCGTCATCCACCTCTTCAGGTCTCCAGCCCAGCTCCTCCACATACGCCTGGTAGCGCAGGTGGTAGACCTCTTCCTTCTCCTCAGGCGTGGTGGCGATGCGAATTTCCATGGATGATGAACTGTATGTACGAGAGTACGCGGGAGTGACAGGAAAGGGCGAGACCATCGCGGAGTACCGGAGGAATGCAACCCGCACCACAAATGAGGCAATCCTCGTGCAAGCCGCGTGTCACTCTCCCCGTAACGTGAGGCGCATGAACCGCCGCCATTTCTTCTCCGCCTCCCTCGCCGCCACCACATTGCCCCTCGCCGCCCAGACGGCCACCAAGCCCGCTCCTGCCCTGAAGGCAGGTGCTCCAGACGCCACCAAGCTGGACCCGAACATGGCCCCGCAGAAGAAGGCGGAAATCCCCCTGAAGT contains the following coding sequences:
- a CDS encoding tetratricopeptide repeat protein; protein product: MTPGTDSHPSAQACFERGQLLRRQQRHEDAARMFQQALQVDPNHAPSYAMLAFCWMREDGRKMQAVEAARRAVALEPEDAFMRGVLALAIASSAKEGQDSVLQQARLVATEAVQLDADSDFAYTVEAQIYLRLHKYPEAEASARRALAIDTENTTATEVLSAALLMQHKDEDNEHLVRYQLENNPEDDSSHTSAGWRSLMKGEHREANKHFLEALRLNPMNEGARLGLVESYRARSWVYAGFIRVCHAMNRFSPGTRQAIFIGGFIGYQTLYHSLARTAPLLASVLVALWLTLALWSHLVRGFSSFFMLFDKFARLSLRPLEKAEGLVVGGSTLVALLALFTSLILPGLWQSAALALFFSALVSAAAFTNDHHVGKQVYAIAAGAAGVGALLAVLGAFVPGMVLVGTLGFSLAVLIGVAVSWLRNLNVLYA
- a CDS encoding GNAT family N-acetyltransferase, giving the protein MEIRIATTPEEKEEVYHLRYQAYVEELGWRPEEVDDANKRLHDPEDETETIYYVMDGEKMVATCRQHFGASRLDAKTRAKYSLDKFAEFPDEEFGFTYRLVVLPEYRGTTVLIRLLLRVYEDVWKKGLRFSFCYCRPRLINVYERLGFIRYKDNFLVEEQGYMAPMLLVVDDAKHLNAVRSPFLRTCRQFTPGTANSEWFARTFPGMRECIEMQFLDPEEFLKQWAEALEAPTTTLLQGLIPEQVQRLVSEGAVMSAKAGDTLLREGEAGHEMFLMLNGMARFIIETPDGSKAFLGTASTGEVFGEISLVARTPRTATVQAITDLEMLVVTQDFIRRAMKAYPDIAIQMLFNLTVLLGLRLKNTTERLKGALQESTKLAKVLATQSKPRVERPMLTPDELIEANQVTIQHVHRPTPGA
- a CDS encoding ATP-binding protein, producing the protein MSTPLDSLKLALQHSPDNVPLLLLYAKTCVEELQLGEARESFLRVVRLEPANGEARLGVAHVVHLEGRGSEAAVRAEQLIEEQPQYAPAYLFLSRILAGEGEHARAKVLYAKALELDRTLGDASLEKELAETRSEPGHDTRGPREAGVAAGGDYLEDIGRGDYDGDGDDGHPRGGAAFDLGLADFEKPKLKFEDVGGMDAVKEEIRMKIIYPLQHAELFKAYDKKVGGGVLLYGPPGCGKTLLSKATAGEIKANFIALGLHQILDMWIGNSEKNMHEVFELARKNAPCVLFFDEVDALAADRRDLRQSAGRNLINQFLSEMDGADSQNEGVLILGATNAPWHIDPAFRRPGRFDRTLFVPPPDEPARASVIDVMAKKKPISELDAKALAKKTEGFSGADLKAVFDLATEQVLSDAMKTGKVIPLTTKDLIKASGRHKPTTRAWFESAKNYALYANQGGFYDDVLKHLGLLK